Proteins encoded by one window of Dyella humicola:
- a CDS encoding ATP-dependent nuclease has translation MIKLHVKNFRSVKDSGEFDVTQLFALVGENNTGKSNLLRAIEVLLSAGSGKVGKDDFFDQAAVVVIKGTFTDLTQQERLRWRPYLIADQLILEKHISLTLDDNTGRAKAEAIFHGYQAEPSSWFLSIPKIQERLGDRPKWQDVARENGLPDYFLEDGKSNKTIYVKALARFLLENEVDYDEPDLKQTQALGLQSNVIAALPRVYLLPAITDYSDEIDRRSSTSTFRRLMAALSDRLLQRDPRFIELQTALATIRSLLNPAASAGGVPRIQTLDSVENKITELLRRVMPTVQKVSFAVEIDEVQDLFSAGVSLSVDDGMNTDVLAKGHGLQRCVVFTLLQTLILNERNRLVENNDAIPAAPESPIILLVEEPELYIHPQLAKLLYDVLSAFSLTDQAIYTTHSSFFIDAYDAEKIAIISKLTVEQGTLVRGCDKSAFDGLDDRKLFKGFTMLNPAMNDLFFAKKVMLVEGPEDIIAVTATLKALGRIVARVEELGWSVIACGGKDSIPFFQRVLNAFSIPYAVIHDLDIHEGMKQDAEATHKKTNDTIAMLSQGAPIHAFPVKLERSLGLDRHFGDQYAAHLFFSESASITQEVMDLISGAFA, from the coding sequence TTGATCAAGCTGCACGTAAAGAATTTTAGGTCTGTCAAAGACTCTGGCGAATTTGACGTTACCCAGCTCTTTGCGCTCGTCGGCGAGAACAATACGGGTAAATCCAACCTGCTGCGCGCTATCGAGGTTCTGCTTTCTGCGGGGTCTGGCAAGGTCGGAAAGGATGACTTCTTTGATCAGGCCGCTGTCGTCGTAATCAAAGGGACGTTCACCGACCTGACACAACAAGAGCGGCTTCGTTGGAGGCCCTACTTGATCGCTGACCAGTTGATTCTGGAGAAGCACATTTCACTCACTCTGGACGACAACACTGGGCGCGCGAAAGCTGAAGCGATCTTTCACGGATATCAAGCAGAGCCGAGCTCTTGGTTCCTTTCCATCCCGAAGATTCAGGAGCGGCTTGGGGATCGCCCCAAATGGCAGGATGTAGCTAGGGAAAATGGCCTTCCTGACTACTTTCTAGAGGACGGTAAGTCCAACAAGACGATCTACGTAAAGGCTCTGGCTCGGTTCCTGTTGGAGAATGAGGTCGACTACGACGAGCCAGATTTGAAGCAAACGCAAGCCCTCGGCCTACAAAGCAATGTGATCGCGGCGCTGCCCAGGGTCTATTTGCTTCCAGCGATTACGGACTACTCTGATGAGATTGATCGGCGCTCATCTACGTCTACATTTCGTCGGCTTATGGCTGCACTGTCGGATCGGTTACTCCAAAGAGACCCGCGCTTCATTGAGCTTCAAACTGCACTGGCTACTATTCGCTCTCTCCTCAATCCGGCTGCCTCAGCAGGTGGCGTGCCGCGCATTCAGACGCTCGATTCCGTTGAGAACAAAATTACCGAACTCCTCCGCAGGGTGATGCCTACTGTTCAAAAGGTTTCCTTTGCCGTAGAGATCGACGAAGTACAAGACCTCTTCTCGGCGGGAGTTTCGCTATCTGTCGACGACGGAATGAACACCGATGTTCTCGCGAAGGGGCATGGCTTGCAGCGGTGTGTCGTCTTCACGCTGCTTCAAACCCTCATTCTCAACGAGAGAAACCGGCTCGTAGAGAACAACGATGCGATACCGGCTGCGCCAGAGAGCCCCATCATTTTGCTTGTTGAGGAGCCAGAACTTTACATTCATCCCCAGTTGGCGAAACTTCTGTACGACGTCCTGTCGGCGTTCTCCTTGACTGACCAGGCTATCTACACGACGCACTCGTCCTTTTTTATTGACGCCTACGATGCCGAGAAGATAGCGATAATCTCGAAGCTGACGGTGGAGCAAGGAACTCTAGTACGAGGGTGTGACAAGTCAGCATTCGATGGGTTGGATGATCGAAAGCTCTTTAAGGGGTTCACCATGCTCAACCCTGCGATGAACGACCTGTTCTTCGCAAAGAAAGTGATGCTTGTGGAAGGGCCGGAGGACATCATCGCAGTGACGGCAACGCTGAAAGCGTTGGGCCGTATAGTGGCCCGCGTCGAAGAGTTGGGCTGGTCGGTAATAGCGTGCGGGGGTAAGGATTCGATCCCGTTCTTCCAGAGGGTTCTAAATGCTTTCTCTATCCCTTATGCGGTGATCCACGATCTCGACATCCATGAGGGTATGAAGCAGGACGCTGAGGCGACCCATAAGAAGACTAACGACACGATTGCCATGCTTTCGCAGGGCGCACCGATACACGCGTTTCCGGTCAAGCTAGAAAGATCCCTCGGATTGGACAGGCATTTCGGAGATCAGTACGCAGCACATTTGTTCTTCAGTGAGTCGGCATCGATCACCCAAGAAGTGATGGATCTGATTTCCGGTGCATTTGCGTAG
- a CDS encoding ATP-binding protein, with product MFNDTVSALAAITDAAQFERIATAVLRCAIPSLYANLSHQGVNTDGKTVKAPLDNVGWVHTGGGAMLVAVAHTTAARGDLDGKWLHDPATVKPRKKGRKPTQPAGDLVKAIEEIGEIRKDCPGLEATLALTTNREEPAEVRVKAHKLAEANDISIDVWSVSRLAQFLDTNPEGQAIRLEYLGVNPTRLSMKELLRVGKKCLSSRLVETTADEVVARDMSYLSGHALLSGASGMGKTTVCTSALSEALRRNRPCIVIEDQTIRQAVTIEEALDIELRRYSSSLEANSGTRALELCSELEPLLVVVEDINRSDNTERLLNKLISWALRSSPGTIDARWRLACPVWPRFLASIDKKEEVDKAGMVHVIGLYTDDQAREAVQRRGTQFGQALDELAAAAIAKALGNDPLLIGLYDFRSSAPSHNVIAKYVADELDRVSLRVHFTTSELEDAIRLLATEMLEMRNLQPTWRDVQSWLTNERDVSALRALVADARLLRLSRSGRGEVLDARHDRVLFHILADAVSHKLQELTGAAYFSDPYFAEIVGMGAVICRLESERLVGLMTDSPLVPFYALKYALGSGGDYANAAAGAIEQWVQSEGRRGAQYFGRRYLGLVILAEIDDPIVSELTSMFPAEDMHQAFFEARFRNGDIGAGLNWLTEYSFEVSFPGRRELVDRVRQKYGSALVRALDAILRNQGVPERALVGALILAGYIAEPSLAPAVREAWRHCVDSRHLRVFLWAAARVCGDEAEATLAPICDAWEALPHENGVNSVSPRNDLAAYGVDWKFSEEVPRSAIPYFVERAARSEALYWQITFMLRGVDDPVAVQHEAEYLARRSRDADGGGFIDHFLKDEWRRRDEQGRPMSRASKDRLFGISDDDSNDDHLRKQAFYLWESSVDSRDVGLARTVAIGDVRFNASLWCRARRGDLTVVSDILLKIDGNPKYWWQVGRYLWSPLLTDKLQDALEDFASSPAQQKEDDVGWILPELILRLDLETAERILLGVWSKLGRVPWFLQAALVLATPKLVGLAAAVLEEATDPSALLKHFSFTAGLGINGRDGFTRSRQVEVLQPYLHLLSDHDLFRVWDVCIKRGWLDLAHNHVEPVIRGRTSELALGFRGSSIDSSGLDAELDGSRAGTARFWFEDAVRRGASRTEVIPYLFDWLKERNTAAALAVVAEVLAQDGSRRDFEQLKEIAMDAPNSEPIMETLQFDIYRRTLT from the coding sequence ATGTTCAACGATACTGTTTCTGCCCTTGCGGCCATAACCGATGCCGCTCAGTTTGAGCGTATCGCCACCGCTGTATTGCGCTGTGCCATACCGAGCCTCTACGCGAACCTGTCACATCAAGGGGTTAATACCGATGGTAAGACCGTCAAGGCACCTCTCGACAACGTTGGCTGGGTGCATACGGGCGGTGGAGCTATGCTGGTTGCGGTGGCCCACACCACGGCAGCGCGTGGCGATCTCGATGGAAAGTGGTTGCATGACCCGGCTACGGTCAAGCCTCGAAAGAAGGGAAGGAAACCAACCCAGCCGGCTGGCGACCTGGTCAAGGCGATTGAAGAAATAGGGGAGATCCGAAAGGATTGCCCGGGCTTGGAGGCAACTCTTGCTCTAACGACGAATCGCGAAGAGCCGGCAGAAGTACGCGTAAAGGCACACAAATTGGCAGAGGCCAATGACATTTCGATCGATGTTTGGTCGGTGTCTCGGCTGGCACAATTTTTGGACACCAATCCGGAAGGGCAAGCCATCCGGCTCGAATATTTGGGTGTGAATCCGACTCGGCTCTCAATGAAGGAGCTTCTGCGGGTCGGCAAGAAATGCTTGTCTAGTAGATTAGTCGAGACAACGGCCGACGAGGTCGTGGCTCGTGATATGAGCTATTTGTCGGGCCATGCACTACTGTCCGGTGCCTCCGGGATGGGTAAGACAACCGTTTGCACGAGTGCCCTGTCCGAGGCCCTTCGGCGAAATCGACCCTGTATTGTCATCGAGGATCAAACGATCCGGCAGGCCGTCACGATTGAGGAGGCGCTCGATATTGAGTTGCGGCGCTATTCATCGTCACTGGAGGCCAACTCAGGTACGCGAGCACTTGAGCTATGTTCTGAGCTTGAACCACTGCTGGTGGTCGTTGAAGACATTAATCGTTCGGATAACACGGAGCGATTGCTCAACAAACTGATTAGCTGGGCGCTTCGAAGTTCGCCGGGAACCATTGACGCACGGTGGCGATTGGCTTGCCCCGTGTGGCCTCGTTTTCTTGCTTCTATCGACAAGAAGGAGGAAGTCGATAAAGCAGGAATGGTGCACGTCATCGGCCTCTATACTGATGATCAAGCCCGCGAGGCTGTCCAGAGGCGTGGCACGCAATTTGGGCAAGCCTTAGACGAGCTGGCCGCCGCCGCGATTGCGAAGGCTCTGGGTAATGATCCGTTGCTGATTGGCCTTTACGACTTCCGGTCGAGCGCGCCATCTCACAACGTCATTGCAAAGTATGTTGCCGACGAGCTTGATCGCGTCTCCCTAAGAGTGCATTTCACGACAAGCGAACTGGAAGACGCTATTCGTCTACTGGCTACTGAAATGTTGGAGATGCGGAACCTCCAGCCAACTTGGCGTGACGTTCAGTCCTGGCTGACCAACGAACGTGATGTATCCGCGTTGCGCGCATTAGTTGCAGATGCTCGGTTGCTTCGGCTGTCGAGGAGCGGGCGCGGAGAAGTCCTAGATGCGAGACATGATCGTGTGCTATTTCACATCCTGGCGGACGCTGTCAGTCATAAGTTGCAGGAACTGACGGGCGCGGCGTATTTTTCAGATCCGTACTTTGCCGAGATAGTCGGCATGGGCGCGGTGATTTGCCGACTAGAGAGCGAGCGCCTTGTCGGACTGATGACAGATAGTCCGTTGGTTCCCTTCTACGCCCTCAAATACGCCTTAGGGAGCGGTGGCGACTATGCAAATGCTGCTGCCGGTGCCATAGAGCAATGGGTCCAATCGGAGGGCCGGAGGGGAGCGCAGTACTTCGGTCGACGTTATCTTGGTCTCGTGATTCTTGCTGAAATCGATGACCCTATTGTCAGCGAGCTGACGTCGATGTTTCCGGCAGAAGATATGCATCAGGCATTCTTCGAAGCTAGATTTCGGAATGGTGACATCGGTGCGGGCCTGAACTGGCTAACCGAATACTCCTTTGAGGTTAGCTTCCCTGGACGTCGCGAATTGGTTGATCGAGTTCGGCAGAAGTATGGAAGTGCATTGGTGCGGGCACTCGATGCCATCCTAAGGAACCAAGGAGTGCCAGAACGAGCGCTTGTCGGCGCGCTAATACTAGCGGGTTATATCGCGGAACCTAGCCTCGCGCCCGCGGTCCGGGAAGCTTGGCGGCATTGTGTTGACTCTCGCCATCTCAGAGTGTTCCTGTGGGCTGCAGCACGTGTTTGCGGAGATGAAGCAGAAGCAACCCTTGCACCAATTTGCGACGCATGGGAAGCGCTTCCACATGAGAATGGTGTAAACAGCGTCAGCCCGCGGAACGATCTAGCTGCCTACGGCGTTGACTGGAAGTTCAGTGAAGAAGTGCCTCGCTCAGCCATCCCCTACTTCGTCGAGCGAGCCGCGAGATCGGAGGCCTTGTATTGGCAAATTACATTCATGCTTAGAGGAGTTGACGATCCGGTTGCTGTGCAACATGAAGCCGAATACCTCGCAAGGCGGAGTCGCGACGCCGATGGCGGGGGATTTATTGATCACTTCCTGAAGGACGAGTGGCGGCGTCGCGATGAGCAAGGCCGCCCCATGTCGAGGGCTAGCAAGGATCGGCTGTTCGGTATCTCTGATGATGATTCTAATGATGACCATCTGAGAAAACAGGCCTTTTATCTTTGGGAGTCGAGCGTCGATTCGCGCGATGTTGGTCTCGCGCGGACAGTTGCTATTGGTGACGTACGATTCAATGCTTCCCTGTGGTGTCGAGCAAGGCGAGGGGACCTGACAGTTGTCAGTGACATCCTGCTAAAGATTGATGGGAACCCCAAATACTGGTGGCAGGTGGGGCGCTATCTCTGGAGTCCCCTATTAACCGACAAACTTCAAGATGCGCTGGAGGACTTCGCTAGCTCGCCTGCGCAGCAAAAGGAAGATGACGTTGGTTGGATTCTTCCCGAACTGATACTTCGGCTTGACTTGGAGACCGCGGAACGAATCCTTTTAGGTGTATGGAGCAAGCTTGGTCGTGTGCCTTGGTTTCTACAGGCAGCGCTTGTGCTGGCTACACCAAAGTTGGTTGGACTTGCCGCGGCTGTTCTTGAGGAAGCGACAGATCCAAGCGCACTTTTGAAGCATTTTTCGTTTACGGCGGGACTAGGCATTAATGGTCGAGATGGCTTTACGCGCTCACGGCAGGTAGAAGTCCTGCAACCGTACCTCCATCTACTGTCTGATCACGATCTTTTCCGAGTATGGGATGTTTGCATCAAACGCGGTTGGTTGGACCTTGCCCACAATCATGTAGAGCCAGTGATACGCGGTCGGACCAGCGAGCTTGCTCTTGGCTTTCGAGGTTCCTCGATCGATTCATCTGGGCTAGATGCCGAACTGGATGGAAGTCGCGCTGGGACGGCTCGTTTCTGGTTCGAAGATGCTGTTAGGAGAGGGGCCTCAAGAACCGAGGTGATCCCCTATCTGTTCGATTGGTTGAAGGAAAGGAACACGGCAGCGGCGCTGGCGGTTGTGGCAGAGGTGCTCGCCCAGGACGGTAGCCGAAGGGATTTTGAACAGCTCAAGGAGATTGCGATGGACGCGCCAAATTCCGAGCCAATTATGGAAACGCTTCAGTTCGACATCTATAGGCGCACCCTTACTTGA
- a CDS encoding glutathione S-transferase family protein, whose amino-acid sequence MLIVHHLNNSRSQRVLWLLEELGVPYDIRRYERDKKTMLAPPELRAIHPLGKSPVIEDDGLIIAESGAIIEYLIERYGAGHLAPTTGTPERLRYIYWLHYAEGSAMPPLLLKLVASRIAHAPMPFFAKPIARKIASSLQTGFVDPQLKLHLSYIDETLAKTGWFVGDTFSAADIQMSFPLEAASARGGSHATYPHIAAFLERIHQRPAYQRALERGGPYELLS is encoded by the coding sequence ATGCTCATCGTCCACCACTTGAACAACTCCCGCTCCCAGCGCGTGCTGTGGCTGCTCGAGGAACTTGGGGTGCCGTACGACATCCGACGCTACGAGCGCGACAAGAAAACCATGCTCGCACCGCCCGAACTTCGGGCGATCCATCCACTCGGCAAGTCTCCGGTCATCGAGGATGACGGCCTGATCATCGCCGAATCCGGCGCGATCATCGAGTATCTGATCGAGCGTTACGGTGCCGGCCACCTCGCTCCCACAACGGGCACACCCGAACGCTTGCGCTATATCTACTGGCTGCATTACGCGGAAGGTTCGGCCATGCCACCGCTGCTGCTGAAGCTGGTGGCGTCGCGCATCGCCCACGCGCCCATGCCGTTCTTCGCGAAGCCGATTGCGCGCAAGATCGCGAGCTCACTGCAAACCGGCTTCGTCGATCCGCAACTGAAGCTGCATCTTTCCTATATCGACGAAACACTCGCCAAGACGGGCTGGTTCGTGGGCGATACGTTCAGCGCAGCCGACATCCAGATGAGTTTTCCGCTGGAAGCGGCCAGCGCGCGCGGTGGCAGCCACGCTACCTACCCGCATATCGCGGCCTTTCTAGAACGTATTCATCAGCGCCCCGCCTATCAGCGCGCGCTCGAGCGTGGCGGCCCCTATGAGCTGCTGAGCTGA
- the bla gene encoding class A beta-lactamase has product MKMSRVRAPAIAGCLLNLALACLSPSVEAFEQPSTAVAQTDLQHTLEALAQRARPGLLGIAVLDLQSGNAWRVNADHAYPMMSMFKAPVAAAVLSRVERGELTLGQQVTIKRAEVMRGSAVPSIGARFQGEEMTFTVDQLLTAAVSESDNTAVDALIRVVGGPQVVTSFLHAHGIDGMRVDLDEAGLRRVFSGLVQGEAVPTNESPEATDARYERGFQAFMADPRNRSTPDAAVTFLSKLWRNELLPPKSTQHLLRLMYAQTIPNRLRAGLPKDVRFADKTGTSGSFDGEVGAYNDIGILTWPDGHTVIVAAFLSGSRASDAERDALFAELGRRIAAAFQR; this is encoded by the coding sequence ATGAAGATGTCGCGTGTTCGTGCTCCGGCCATTGCCGGATGCTTGCTCAATCTTGCGCTCGCTTGCTTGTCGCCCTCCGTCGAAGCTTTCGAGCAGCCTTCAACAGCGGTGGCACAGACCGACCTCCAGCACACGCTGGAGGCGCTGGCGCAGCGCGCCCGTCCCGGGTTGCTCGGGATCGCCGTGTTGGATCTGCAGAGCGGCAACGCATGGCGAGTCAATGCAGACCACGCCTATCCGATGATGAGCATGTTCAAGGCCCCGGTTGCCGCCGCGGTGTTGTCCCGCGTCGAGCGAGGCGAGTTGACGCTGGGGCAGCAGGTCACCATCAAGCGCGCCGAGGTCATGCGCGGTTCGGCCGTGCCCTCGATCGGCGCCCGGTTCCAGGGCGAGGAAATGACCTTCACGGTCGACCAGCTGCTCACCGCGGCGGTGAGCGAAAGCGACAACACGGCCGTGGACGCCCTGATCCGGGTGGTCGGCGGTCCTCAGGTCGTGACATCGTTCCTGCATGCGCATGGCATCGATGGCATGCGCGTGGACCTGGATGAGGCCGGACTGCGGCGTGTGTTCAGCGGCCTCGTGCAAGGAGAGGCGGTGCCAACGAACGAGTCGCCGGAAGCAACGGATGCGCGGTACGAGCGCGGATTCCAGGCTTTCATGGCCGATCCGCGCAACCGCAGTACGCCTGATGCCGCCGTCACCTTCCTCAGTAAACTCTGGCGCAACGAGTTGCTGCCGCCGAAGTCGACGCAGCACTTGTTGCGCCTGATGTATGCCCAAACCATCCCCAACCGTCTGCGGGCAGGCTTGCCCAAGGATGTTCGCTTCGCCGACAAAACCGGCACATCCGGATCGTTCGATGGCGAAGTCGGGGCCTATAACGATATCGGCATACTGACCTGGCCCGACGGACACACCGTCATCGTTGCCGCCTTCCTCAGTGGTTCGCGCGCCTCGGATGCCGAACGTGATGCGTTGTTCGCCGAGCTGGGGCGACGTATTGCCGCGGCGTTTCAACGCTGA
- a CDS encoding alpha/beta fold hydrolase: MAKFRTSFLFALTLVVGIAAVDALSVAAAADVVGNAAAPVGAKSSMVSRDEVTRILESNRKIVSPQGVDEMIKLRIGGIDQWLSIRGKDRRNPILLFLHGGPASPAMPEAYTFQTAWEDYFTVVQWDQRGAGKTYRANSEEAMAPGMSVEGQVNDAAEVVQYLRQRFGKEKIFLLGHSWGSVLGVHLAQQHPDWFYAYISVGQVVNGRRNEEVGYAFAMQQAKAQGNDEAVHELQALAPYPGTKLTLDRIGMRSKWEMYYGGLAYGRKDYQFEDDVEKLSPDYSQQDLDAIGKGSLFSLDHLLPSLFAVDFDHVTHFGCPVIVYVGQHDYTTPHELAEQWFNDIQAPSKRLVSFADSAHMMMQEQPGRFLVHLVNDALPLAQKSGDSAPAEVTRDR, from the coding sequence TTGGCAAAGTTCCGCACATCATTTCTTTTCGCGCTGACCCTGGTGGTTGGCATCGCGGCAGTCGATGCCTTATCGGTCGCCGCAGCTGCGGACGTTGTCGGCAATGCGGCGGCGCCGGTCGGAGCCAAATCGTCGATGGTGTCACGTGACGAGGTGACGCGGATTCTCGAGAGCAATCGCAAGATCGTCTCGCCCCAGGGCGTCGACGAAATGATCAAGCTGCGCATCGGTGGCATCGATCAATGGCTGTCGATTCGCGGCAAGGACCGGCGCAACCCGATCCTGTTGTTCCTGCACGGCGGTCCGGCCTCGCCGGCCATGCCGGAGGCGTATACGTTCCAGACGGCCTGGGAGGACTACTTCACCGTGGTGCAGTGGGATCAGCGCGGCGCCGGCAAGACTTATCGGGCCAATAGCGAAGAGGCGATGGCGCCGGGCATGAGCGTGGAAGGCCAGGTCAATGATGCGGCGGAGGTGGTCCAGTACTTGCGCCAGCGCTTCGGCAAAGAAAAGATTTTCCTGCTCGGGCATTCCTGGGGTTCGGTGTTGGGCGTGCATCTGGCGCAGCAGCACCCGGACTGGTTCTACGCCTATATCTCGGTAGGACAGGTGGTGAACGGGCGCCGCAATGAAGAAGTGGGTTACGCCTTCGCCATGCAGCAGGCGAAAGCGCAGGGCAACGACGAGGCCGTGCACGAACTGCAAGCCCTCGCACCCTATCCAGGCACCAAGCTGACGCTCGACCGTATCGGCATGCGCAGCAAATGGGAGATGTACTACGGCGGTCTCGCCTATGGCCGCAAGGACTACCAGTTCGAAGACGATGTGGAGAAGCTCTCACCCGACTACAGCCAGCAAGACCTCGACGCCATCGGCAAGGGCAGCCTGTTCTCGCTGGACCATCTCCTGCCATCGCTGTTCGCCGTCGACTTCGACCACGTGACGCACTTCGGATGCCCCGTCATCGTGTACGTGGGGCAGCACGACTACACCACGCCGCACGAATTGGCCGAGCAATGGTTCAACGATATCCAGGCACCATCGAAGCGACTGGTCTCGTTCGCTGACTCGGCGCACATGATGATGCAGGAACAACCCGGTCGCTTCCTGGTGCATCTGGTGAACGATGCGTTGCCATTGGCACAGAAGTCGGGAGATTCGGCACCTGCCGAAGTTACACGCGACCGCTGA
- a CDS encoding molybdopterin-dependent oxidoreductase — MSNELGPTASSRRRFLQSAGLFGSVGLLGAGTALAGSATSIRLPFANGYRDLTSEFPQKGQMILLRGRPPLLETPFDVFDHGVFTPNNRFYVRWHLASIPTDVDAAAFRLNVHGQVGKSLSLSLHELMTEFEPVELAAVNQCSGNSRGHFNPRVPGGQWDNGAMGCARWTGVRLKDVLDRAGVNAGAVQVRFNGLDTGLIPATPDFMKSLDIEHARDGEVLIAYGMNGEQLPLLNGFPTRLVVPGWYATYWVKMLNDIEVLDTTDDNYWMAKAYLIPDTPHADVAPGQTGFKSVPINRMGPRSFFTNLHDGAKVLAGHAASLRGIAFGGDTGVAKVMWSGDGGAHWQEARLEQDFGKYSFRRWNAQYTPRTKGEDVLMVKAINSNGVEQPMTPNWNTGGFMRNVIESIKLTVG; from the coding sequence ATGAGCAACGAGCTAGGTCCCACGGCGTCATCACGTCGCCGCTTCCTGCAATCGGCGGGCCTCTTCGGATCCGTTGGGCTACTCGGCGCGGGCACGGCGCTGGCAGGTTCAGCCACGTCCATCCGCTTGCCGTTTGCCAACGGCTATCGTGACCTCACCAGCGAGTTTCCGCAGAAGGGTCAGATGATTCTACTGCGCGGACGGCCGCCGTTATTGGAAACGCCGTTCGACGTATTCGATCACGGCGTATTCACGCCGAACAATCGCTTCTATGTACGCTGGCACCTGGCCTCCATCCCTACGGATGTGGATGCGGCGGCTTTCCGTTTGAATGTCCATGGCCAGGTCGGCAAGAGCCTGTCGCTGAGCCTGCATGAGCTCATGACCGAGTTCGAGCCCGTCGAGCTGGCGGCGGTAAATCAGTGCTCTGGCAATTCGCGCGGACATTTCAATCCGCGTGTACCGGGCGGCCAGTGGGATAACGGTGCCATGGGCTGCGCGCGCTGGACCGGTGTGCGGCTCAAGGATGTGCTGGATCGGGCGGGTGTCAATGCGGGGGCCGTGCAAGTGCGCTTTAACGGCCTGGACACCGGGTTGATTCCGGCTACGCCGGACTTTATGAAGTCGCTGGATATCGAGCATGCGCGCGATGGCGAGGTTCTCATCGCTTACGGGATGAATGGCGAACAGCTACCCCTGTTGAATGGCTTTCCCACGCGGCTTGTCGTACCCGGTTGGTATGCCACCTACTGGGTCAAGATGCTCAATGACATCGAAGTGCTCGACACCACCGACGACAACTACTGGATGGCCAAGGCCTATCTGATTCCGGATACGCCACATGCGGATGTCGCGCCGGGCCAGACCGGATTCAAGAGCGTGCCGATCAATCGCATGGGGCCGCGCTCCTTCTTCACCAACCTGCACGACGGGGCAAAGGTTTTGGCTGGACATGCGGCGTCGCTGCGCGGCATCGCCTTTGGCGGCGACACGGGCGTAGCCAAAGTCATGTGGTCGGGCGATGGCGGTGCGCACTGGCAAGAGGCGCGGCTGGAGCAGGACTTCGGCAAGTACAGCTTCCGCCGCTGGAACGCGCAGTACACGCCGCGCACGAAGGGCGAAGACGTGCTGATGGTCAAGGCGATCAATAGCAATGGTGTTGAGCAGCCCATGACGCCGAACTGGAATACCGGCGGCTTCATGCGCAATGTGATCGAGTCGATCAAGCTCACGGTGGGGTGA
- a CDS encoding DUF302 domain-containing protein, which translates to MSTTHVDQGMVRLRSEHDVPQTMEKIEQQLKAHGVMIFARIDFSGDAARAGLELRPEQMLIFGTPKAGTPLMQAEPAAGLDLPLKALVWEDEQGTTWIAYNAPDYITRRHGLPAAMTENLAGAIGLLEQAAH; encoded by the coding sequence ATGTCAACTACCCACGTCGATCAAGGCATGGTTCGCCTTCGATCCGAACATGATGTGCCGCAAACCATGGAGAAGATCGAGCAGCAGCTCAAGGCACACGGGGTGATGATATTTGCGCGCATCGATTTCAGTGGGGACGCGGCACGTGCCGGGCTCGAGCTGCGTCCAGAGCAGATGCTGATCTTCGGCACTCCAAAGGCCGGAACGCCCTTGATGCAAGCCGAACCCGCCGCCGGACTGGATCTTCCCCTGAAGGCACTCGTGTGGGAGGACGAGCAGGGAACCACTTGGATCGCCTACAACGCGCCTGACTACATTACGCGACGCCATGGGCTGCCGGCAGCCATGACCGAGAACCTCGCGGGCGCCATCGGCCTGCTGGAACAGGCCGCCCATTGA
- a CDS encoding YqhA family protein codes for MLRRILASSRYIMLVPIIGTFLSFVALIFYEAIVLSASVVDTARNGTISAKSVKIFAVSIVEAVDVFLIAIAIYIISIGLYSLFVDDKLPLPKWLEVNNLEDLKGNLVSVVIAVLAVLFLREVVAWDGSGDIATFGVALAFVVAALTFFLMKNNVRRQ; via the coding sequence ATGCTGCGCCGTATCCTGGCCTCAAGCCGCTACATCATGCTCGTTCCCATCATTGGGACGTTTCTTAGCTTCGTGGCCTTGATTTTCTATGAGGCGATTGTGCTCTCCGCAAGCGTTGTCGATACCGCCCGAAACGGTACGATCTCGGCCAAGTCGGTGAAAATATTCGCCGTAAGCATCGTCGAGGCGGTGGATGTATTTCTTATCGCCATCGCCATCTACATCATCAGTATCGGCCTCTATTCGCTGTTCGTTGACGACAAATTGCCGCTGCCGAAATGGCTGGAGGTCAATAACCTTGAGGATCTGAAGGGAAACCTGGTCAGCGTTGTCATCGCCGTGCTGGCGGTCCTGTTTCTCCGCGAAGTCGTTGCCTGGGATGGCAGTGGCGATATCGCGACCTTTGGTGTGGCCCTTGCCTTTGTTGTAGCGGCGCTGACATTTTTCCTGATGAAGAATAACGTCAGGCGACAATGA